DNA sequence from the Cucumis melo cultivar AY chromosome 6, USDA_Cmelo_AY_1.0, whole genome shotgun sequence genome:
TAGAGTCGGTTTTCCAATCAAACTATTACCAAATGGATTATGATCAgtttagtaaatgttcaaatcGACCTCAAATGTCGAGGAGCGCTAACTGGTCTTTCGGTTAATTGCTTGGTTTTGGtcattttattctttaaaagatttttaaaaaaatcaatttgaaTTTTCTCAATATCGACACCAACTACTTTCAGTTTGGTCAGTTTGATTTTCTAGTTTATCATACTCACGTCTATCACGAGTTGAAAGAACATGTAGAATCATTTTCCACATGTTTGGACCGAAAGATGTTCATTTTAGAACTTTAAAAGCGAAATAAACACCACAATCTCAACCTTTAAGAAAGTATTTGATACATATGTCACTTGTGCATGCATGTTAATGATGGGTATTAATGCATAAACCAGCTTGTTCCCTGTATTTTACGAGGTCTAAATAGTTGCTAGTAGAAAATTTTTACCATATATGAAAACCTATTATATCACTCAACAATAATTCTCTCTGTATTTCGATTGCAAGAACATTAATTCTATCGAGTATTGCTAAATTTTTCCCTATCGCAAGACAAATACACTTTCAATAATCTTTTTTAAAACTCAACATATTTATGGTTCAATTCGTTGTGTTACAGGATAGCGATAAGAACAAGGACCAAGTAATTAACCGTGAAGAATTTTTGGAGTTCATACTACACTTGACAACCGACGCGTACGTAACGGTGAGGGAAAGAGTGCCGATCCTTACTTTGGTTGTTGCACCAACGGCTGCAATAGTCACAAAGAAAAGTACTGAAGGCATTCCGGGCGTTGGAAAACTTGTGCAAAAGCTGCCCACTTCAGCATATGCTTTACTCGTCACTGTTGTTGCTGTCACCTTTCAAAACTCTAAACAACGACTTCTTAAATGATTAAATTCACACTCTATTTCATTCGTTATGTTCcatttgtgtatatatatatatatatatatatatgttccTTTGCTATTTACATATACATTCGTGATTGTAAACTTATAGTAATAACAGTCCAAcgatttgaatttttaattacTATTTGAGAGAAACCttgtttgttattttgtttatattgCTGTTTATCCTTTTCCCCCTTCACAGAGGCCCACTCAAATCTGAATGtgtcataattttatttatattatatttttagttcGATGTTTTTGTCGAATAGATTTACGGTTGTTTCGAAATATTTTGTACGTGTGTCATTCTTTTGATTTGGTTGTCTCATAAAGttattgaacttttaaaaagtGGAATAAGGTTTATCAACTTATGTgataagttttgaaaattaatggTCTCGACCATGAAATTGTGTCTAACTGTAATTTCGAGATCGATTTTATAAGTCTCtctcatctttcttcttcgaaaaAGATAGTAGGGATTTTTTGATTTACTTGCAtgatttttctcttttattagTGAGGAGTTGTATATCTCGAACTCGAAGGTTACCTTATACAATAAGTAAAAGACTTTATGTGTATTTATATTTCGTTATTTTAAGGTTTTTTTGCACATATAATGCAAATAATAAGGTCTAACTAGACCATTTGTATTAGACAGAGAAACGTACATGAAAGGATATAATTTGAAAATCATCATTAtacttgtatatatattttgtttttgcCTTGGTTAAATTGTCAATCACGTACTACACTTGTTTATTccattaataaatataaatttagtaattaaactatgaatttgtttatatatataattctagGTTATTATAGTTTGGTTAGGATAGTTTtactattttagtttgataagaaaataacaaacaccgtaataactaataaaaaatgataaatataaaATGAGTACAAATCAAGAGTTTTTGAAATAAAAGCAGTAATAAATTAAGAGTTTTAGAATAATGTTTAAGAGTTTTAGAATAATGTTTAGGTGTAGTTAATTGTAGATGGGTTTCTAtagttttatattataatttttttttccctatgatttaaaattttaaagattCAGAAGtggaaattttgttttattttatgtgTGGCTTGGGAGCAAAACCAAATATGCAAATTATAACTTGCATTTAAGGAAATGTTAGGTCGCTTTATTCGAAGCTTCCTTTCGAACAAGAAAACGAAATTTGTGGCAGAATCAGAATAGTTTCTGATTTTTATCCTAAACCCAAATCAAACCCTTTGGAAATGATAAATTTCGTTATCGTTGCTTCTACGGCGGACACCTCAATCTTCATTTGCCCCTAGCACCGATTTCAACTACACTCGGAGGTTGCTTTGCGAGGTCTGTCATCGCCGCCGTCTAGCATGGGTCAGGCATTACGGAGATTCGGAGGTAAGTTTGACCTAATTTCATTTTCAGTGTTTCTGTTTGGACCCGTTGATAAATCGGTTAAATGATCCAGCGAATTTAGCGAAACGGAGAATTCGTAGTCCTAAAGGAGGTCGATCCATCTTTCAGTAACTAATATCTTCACGGACTTAATCGATGAATTTATCGGTTTTGTTTTTTGATTTGTTTGTTTGGTATGTTTAATTAGCTGAATCTCTGCGGATTTGGTATCGGGTCTGATTGCAAATGATGCTTAATAAGATTAGAAATCTTTTTGAAATGGAGGGATGAGAAATTGATACGTTTTTAATCTTAATATGCTTGCAATTGCAGGCCAAGACTGGAAGAATAAGCAATTGGAGAtgatatcaaataaaatatttgatagGTTTCATAAGGAAAAGTTGTCGTTTGAAGATCTGTACATTGCTACGTTACTTGTATTCAAGTAAGaacctctttttttcttcttctttcttttttttttttttccttcctccTTGTTTGTTCTTGCTTCACTATTGTAGCTCATTCATTCAGTTATTAGATAGCCTTGTGGGACATCATTTTCTATAATAATATGCACATGACCTACTCATTTATTTGTGGGGTTTGTGAGAGTTCtcaatttgaaaaaagaaactaaaaaataGATGTGTTTCTGTCTTCTtattaattgtttcttttttgtttcttcttctccaaaatttaaaaattttaaattactgcatgaaaattatttggtttaaatattctaatttttaTGTTATGATTTGTATTTTGAATTATACATTTTTATGAGTAAAAAGATAAAATGATGCTTTATTAAAGGTCtggaaaaaattgaaaatatgaagaaaaaacTTGATTTCATCGTTTAAAAGATTAGAAACAGGAAAGAGTAACAGTAACGAAAACGTTTGTGTTACTCAAAGGTTGAATTTTGAAAACCTTTTGTAATTATTCTATAGGTGTGATTTCTCATAGTTGGAGTCCCTCCAGTTTTGTGGGCTTGAATACTTTTTTGTACACCagtgtattctttcattttttttttctcaataaaagTCAAGAAATGAGAAACATAGATGCTATCAAACTGGACTTCAACTTTGATACTTGGAGATATCTATTTCAAATCTCAAGCTCTTGATGATTTGGCATTTATGGGCTTGATTTAATACTGAACTGAATACATGTGATGCAGTGATATTAATAAGTATCTGCCCGGACCGCATATTGATCCTCCCACGAAGGAGCGTGTCGCAGAACTCGTAGAGGTACTTTGTTGATAAGAATAATATTACAAAGGTTTAACAATGTAAAAAATGGCATCTGTTGGTGATTTGGAAACCTAAACTTGCTGGAAATGCGTTCCTTGGACTTACCTTtgctatttatttatttgtttatttagttGTGTCAAAGTTAACACTTTCTTAATGATCCAATAAAAAGCAAAGTAATagattatataaaaaaaattacatctCAACTTTAAAACGAAAGTTTATCGCATATTGTTTAAACTTAGAAACGAGTATGCAGGATTTTTATACGTCTCTGTCTTGGTTGTTTTGTATCACAATATAAACAAATATGGCAAATGATACTGGATGAAGTGCACAATGTACCGATCCTCTCTTTCCTTGTTCACTTTCCCGTTTGATTTCAGTACCTTAACAATTCGATGGAAATCTGAAGAAATAGCtgttttcttctcttctttttggaaaaaaatataCTTTATTCTCCACTATTTGAGTTTATTTGAGATTCGTGTCAAGGTTTCATTACATTAGACGGTTCTTAGAATTCAAGGACACATATCTACAACCTATAGAATAGATCACGTTCAAGTAAGGTCGTCATTAGGTGGTTTTAAATGGTCATCAAGCACATTTGTTTATTAGTTGACCTTAAAAGTACCAGTTTTTATAGCATTCTCTTGTAAAATGCAAAAGAATAATATAAACTTGATACTTTTTTTGCCACTAAATGAACAAATATGTGCGTGCGTGTGTATATATGTATTAGTCCTTTGCTGAACAGATTGCTGACATGACCATTCCTTCCCCTCTATCTCGCTATTCCTTTTCCAACCACCACTGTTGTTGCTATTGTTCGAGATCGGATACTGTGAGTTCCAAATTTTGAACTTGTGTTGGTGAAATTGAGTGTAAACCCAGTAGGGGTGAGGTGAGGTGAGCGTAAACGACAAGCGGGTGGTGGGCGAATGCCAAATGGCAAGATTAGTAGTAATGCTAAACGTGGAGTTGACATTACATTAAATGACTATTATTGGGATAATTCTGAAAAACGAACTTTGCTTCGGTAAGGTAACGATGGATATTAATGCCTATACCTTGTTCTCTATATTATAAGAGATCTGAATACTTGGTAATCCGTGCTTTTGTATTACAACCAAGAACCAAAAAGTTTCACTATATGAGAAGTTATACAACCACACACAATAATTATCTCTCCCGATTCCGATTACAACAAATCTCTCTCACAGCTTTTGTATTACTCAATTACCCCTTTAATCTCACCCTCAAATGATGAGAGAATACAAAAGGAGATTTAACTAGAGTTAGCACACTTAAATGTTTCTGATTGAGATAATTTGGAACCAAATGCATGAACTTTTAGTGCTTAGAGCTCATGATTCCCTTGTCAACATCGTACGATTAcacttttaatattttatcgAACTCAACATGTTTATGGTTTGTTGTATTATAGAAAAGCGACGAGAACGAGAACCAAGCAATTGACCGTGATGAATTTTTGAAATTCATAAAGCTCCTGACATTTGAGTCGATCGCATCAGTGAGCCAGAGATTGATCATCACTTTGGTGGTAGCACCAACCTTGGCAGTAGTCACAAAGAGAAGTACTGAAGGGATTCCAGGCCTTGGAAAAATGGTTCAAAAGGTTCCATCTTCAGCTTATGCTCTTCTCGTCACCCTTGCTGCCCTCCTGTTCCAAAACTCTAATCAGCAGCTTcttaaatgacaattttactcTGTTTCATTCATTCCATATATATAAAGTCCTTTGTATTTtgcatatatatgtatgtgatTGTGAACCAATAATAACACTCTAGCTTTGAATCAACTATTTGAACTCTTGTTTGTATTTCATTTCTATGCTTGTTCATCCCTTTTCTTTCCCTTCACGTGGACACCAATCATGGCGGATAAGTTTGCTTGCATCTCGTTTTTAGtcctaaacttttaattttgtgtttaatagGTTATTGGatttttaaaatgataaatACATCCTTTGGTATTTGTTAGACATAACATTGAATTTTATGACAAAGAAGACGTTATATTCTTAATTATACTGGATAGTAGACAATGACATTGGGAACTTTTTGGGAAGATTTTTTGAAAGATTGAATTTGTCAAAGGCCTATTAAGAAAGATTGTCGACCTGTTATACCTGAAATAGAAAAGTTTAAGTTTATGGACTTCGTTT
Encoded proteins:
- the LOC103483386 gene encoding uncharacterized protein LOC103483386, with the translated sequence MGQAMGIFGGKGWRKNQLKKITDRIFDKISGGGDTMPYKALQEATLLVYNDINKRWHGPHFNPPTLEPFDKVVKDYIEKVIKDSDKNKDQVINREEFLEFILHLTTDAYVTVRERVPILTLVVAPTAAIVTKKSTEGIPGVGKLVQKLPTSAYALLVTVVAVTFQNSKQRLLK
- the LOC103483388 gene encoding uncharacterized protein LOC103483388 codes for the protein MGQALRRFGGQDWKNKQLEMISNKIFDRFHKEKLSFEDLYIATLLVFNDINKYLPGPHIDPPTKERVAELVEKSDENENQAIDRDEFLKFIKLLTFESIASVSQRLIITLVVAPTLAVVTKRSTEGIPGLGKMVQKVPSSAYALLVTLAALLFQNSNQQLLK